TCGAGGCGCCGCGCGACAAGGTCGTGGCGCGCTCCGATGATTTCATGCTGGTCCGCGCAGGCGGCGGGGACACATTGCGCACCCTGGCGAAGACCTATCTGAACGACGAGGACAAGTCCGGCGCCATTGCCGAGGTGAACGAGACCCAGTCACTCACACCCGGGCAGATCGTCATCATCCCGCTGCGCGCCGGCAAGGCATGGACGGTCGATGCCGACGGCTACCAGGTCGTCCCGATCCTCTGTTACCACCAGTTCGGCGCGGGCAAACGCGCGCGCAACAAGATGGAGGTTTCGGAGAACGCCTTCGAGCAGCAGATGGCCTATCTGAAGGACAACGGCTATTCGGTGATCAACCTGGCCGACTTGCACGCCTTTCTGAACGGCGACAAGGCGCTGGCGGAAAAGTCGGTGGTCATCACCATCGACGACGGCTATCGCTCGACCTACGACGTCGCGTTTCCGATCCTGAAGAAGTATGGCTTTCCGGCAACGGTATATGTCTATTCCGATTTCATCGGCGCCGGCATGTCGCTGACCTGGGCGCAGATGAACGAGATGGAAGCCAGCGGCCTGATCGACATCGAATCCCACTCCAAGACCCATACCAGCATGGCGCTGCTGCCGAACGAAGCGAATGGCGCCGCCTACGGGGACCGGGTCGCGCAGGAAATCGTCGTCCCCGACGGCGTGCTGTCCGCCAAGCTCGGCAAGCCGATCACGCATTTCGCCTATCCCTATGGCGACACGAGCCCGACCGCTTTGTCGATCCTGAAGGAGCGCGGATATGCCACCGCCACGACGGTGCAGCGCGGCGGCAACCCCTCCTTTGCGGATCCGCTGATCCTGCGCCGGGACATGGTCTATTCCGACGACAAATTGTCGGACTTCAAGAAATATGTCGCCGTGCGCGTCGACATGAAGTTGCGGTGACCGGCCGATGAAATCGAGTTTCCTGCCGGCCGTGTTCAGTGGCCTCCTGCTCGCCGCCTGCGGCACCACCAACAGTAATTGGGAAACCGTGTCGGTGCAGCCGGGCAACGACACGGCGCTTGCCGGATTCATCACCGGCAAGAAGCAGCTTGCCAGGGACCTGGAACTCCGCGGCAAGCTGGTCGAGGCGCGGCGGGAATGGCGCTATGTGGCCGCCGCCGACCCCAAGGACGAGGAAGCGCGCCGCCGTGTCGCCGACCTGTCCGAGATCATCGATGCCCGCCGGGCCGAATATCTCAGGGAGGGCGACGCCGCATTGTCCAGGGGGCAGACCCGGCAAGCCCAGGCCGCCTTCCTCAAGATGCTGTCGCTCGATCCCGGCGACGAGGAAGCGGTCACCCGGTTGCGCAAGATCGACCGCGCTTTCGCGCTTGCCAACCAGGGGAAGAAGGACAAGGAGGCCATGACCGAGTACCGCGCCACCGTGGTACGCGAGCAGGACACCAGCGAGGAATTCGAGGCTCAGGTCAATGTGCCGCTAAAGCGGGGTGACTACCGCAAGGTCATCGATATCTCGGACCAGTTTCTCAAGCGCAACCCCAACAACAAGTCGGCAGCCAGCTACCGCAAATCCGCCTACGTCAAGTTGATCGACGAAAGCCGCGCCAAGGGCCGCTACAGGGACGCGCTGACCTATCTGGACCGGGTTTCCGATATGTCCGAGGATAGCGAAAAGCCGGCGATCGAGGCGAAGGTCAATGTTGTGCGGCTGGAGCTGGCCGGTCAGCTCTACAGCCAGGGCATCTCGGTGATGAACTCGAACCTGCCCAAGGCCGTCGAGCAATTGGCCGAAGCGGTCGACCTCGACCCCGGCAACTGGCGGTACAAGCAGAGCCTCAATCAGGCGCGCAAGATGCAGCAGAACCTGGAACGCATCGGCCCTCCCAAGCCCCGCAGCTGACAAACCCTTTTGGGTGCCGCGTGGCGCAGCAGCGGGGCTGCCGCGCGTTGGGGAATCGTGGGGTTTGCCGTATCGGGACCTGGTGAGACAGCCGGCGCCGCCATTGCGGCGCCGGCTGCGGCCCTATTTCAGCTTGGACAGCTTGTCCTTCAGCTCGACCGCCTGGGCGCGCTGCAGCTTGGCGTTTTCGTGGGTCGGGTCGATCACGAGCACCTTGTCCCAGGCCTTGATCGCCGCATCCAGCTCCTGCTTGCGGAAGGCCGAAAGGCCGTTGCGGTAGTAGCGGTCGGCGGCGGCAGACTTGGCCGAGGCCAGCAGCTTCTGGGTGCCGGCGCCGCTCGGGTTGAGCGTGGAGGCGAGCTGGGCCGCCTCGAGCGCCTTGTCGGGCTTGTCGCCCATGTTCAGGTACAGCTCGCCCGCCTTCTGGGCACGGCTCCCGGCGACCGACGCGTTCGATCCCTGCAACGACTTGGCGCTGGCCAGATAGGTGTCGGCGACGAATGTCGAATCCGCGGACGACAGGCCTGCGCCGATCTTGTTGGCCTCGATCGCCTTGACCGCGCCTTCGGTGTCGCCCGAGGCTGCCATCGCGCGGATCTTGTCCATCGTGCCCTTGGGCACCGCCTTTGCGGGCGGGGCCTTGCCATCGGCGGCGGGTTCAGCGGCACTGCCATCCTCGGCGAGGGCTGCATCCGGCTCCGCAGGCTTGGCGACGATACCCTTGTCGCGGGCGTCCTTCGCGGCGAGAGTTTGCTCGGTCTGGGGAATTTTGATCGTCCGGCCCACCGACACCTGGCTGGGATTGGCGATGTCGTTGTAGCGCGCCAGCGCATAGAACTTCAGCGCGTCGCCCAGGAACGTCTGGGCAAGGGTAGACATGGTTTCGCCCGTACCCACCACAATCGTGAAGTTTTCCGGCGGAAAATATTCCTCGATCGGGGACTCGATCTGGGACAGCAGCGCCTGGGCGCGCGCGTTATTCTCGGGCACATCCACAAGGTATTGCAGGAGTTCGGCCTTGGCCTGACCGGCTTCGCCGGTTTCCAGATCCTTGAGGGCCTTCCTGAAACGTTCCCTGGGCGTCAGATCGGGCGTCGCCGTGAAGACGGGCTCGGCAACGACGGGCGCTTCCTCGACGGGAGCGGCGACAGGGGGCGGCGGCGGCGGTGGCGGTGGCGGTGCGGCCTGTTGGGATGCGCAGGCGCTCAACAACGCTGCGGCAAAAGCGGCACCCATAGCTTTATAAATGATGGACACGGACACACCCCCCTTGGTGATTCGAGCTAGCTCCATGTCAGCCGACCGGTACAGCCCCCCTGCCAGCGGATTGGCATCTGTGTACGCCATACCGCTTGCACCGTTCACGCCCGTGCTGAACACCTGCATGATCAGCTATCCTGCGGCAATCGTAAATGGCCTTTAACCAATGGGGATATTCTGCATGACATGCGTAATCGTTCTGCGAAGAAATCGGTATTACGGATCAGACAGATGCGGTTGCGCCGGCCAGTGATCGATCGGCGAGCGGCCGATGAGGTGGCGCGGGGCGCGAAATCCCGTTGCGATTCCGAATCGACGCTGGGTGGCCCGGCGGTTGCGTGCCGCATAGGGGCGAGGGGACGCTACACACGACGCAGATTATCGCATATAGTGCTTGGGCTTATCGGGGAAACTGAAGCTGTAGTCTGACCCAGGAGGGGCAGTGCGCCTGATCGACGAGCTCAAGCGGCGTAACGTGTTTCGGATCGCAGGCACCTACTGCGTCGTCACCTTTGCGTTTATCGAGCTCGTTCCCAACCTTGTCGACGCCTTTGGCTTGCCGGCCTGGTCCACGACGTTCGTCTTCCTCATGCTGGCGCTCGGCTTCCCGATCGTGATCCTGGTCACCTGGGCGTTCGAGATGACGCCCGAGGGACTGCGCCGCACCGAGGACGTGGACCAGCACCGCAAGGTGATCCTGTCGTCGGCCAAATTGGGCGATTATGCACTGCTCGTGGCCATTATCGCGGCCGTCGGCTACATGAGCTACACGGTCAACATGCGGGAAGGTGGATCGCAGATGGCCGGTATGCCGGTCATCAACACCGTGGCCGTGTTGCCGTTTGCGAATCTCTCGGTCGAGCCGGAACAGGAAGGCATGTCCCGGGCCATCACATCGGACGTGCGTAACCGGCTGGCCAAAGTGGCGAGCCTGAAGGTCGTCGCCGGGCCCGCGTCCCAGAAGCCGGGCGATGACGAGGACATCCATGCCATCGGCAAGAAGCTGGATGCGCCGGTCGTCCTCGACGGCAGCGTCCAGCGCTCGGGCGCGAAGCTGCGCGTCATGGCGCAACTCATCGATACCGAGAACGGCGTGCAGCTCTGGTCGAAGACCTTCGACCGGGAGATGGCGGATATGCTGGTGGTGCAGGACGATCTCGCGCAGTCGATCGTCGATGATGTCCGAAAGATCATCATGCCGCCGGCAGTGTCCGATGCCGAAGCGCAGGATGCCGGAAGCCAGGCGAACAAACTCCTGAACAGCGGCCGCAGCGGGCTGGCACAGCGCACGGAAGCCTCGCTGGTTGCCGCGACCTCGGCCTTCGAGCAGGCGATCATGCGCGATCCCAAATCGGCGCCGGCCCACGCCGCGCTGGCCGAGGCGCTGCTGCTTCAGGGCCGGACCTGGGAAACCTACGGTCAGATGCCGCTCGCCGACGCCGTCGCCAGGGCCCGGCCCTTCGCGAACAAGGCCCTGGAACTGGATCCCAAGCTGGCCGATGCCAGGGCGGTGAGCGGCCTGATCGACCTGGCATCCGGTAACACCGCCGCGGCGATCGCCAGCCTGGCCAAGGCGGTCGAGCAGAAGCCCGACCTGGCCAAGGCCCGGTTGTGGCTCTACCAGGCCTATGCGGCAACTGGCCGGTTCGACGAGGGCGTCGATCAACTCAGGAAGGCCCATGAGCTCGACCCCACGTCGCTCGCCATCGGTCTCAACATGGCGCTGTTTCTGGCGCTCAGCGACCACCGGCTTGAAGCCGACATGCTGCTCGACCGGCTCGATGCGCTCTATCCGGATAACGAGAACCTGCTGGCGGCGCGCGGTGCGCGCCTCGCCGACGATTGGCGCCCGGCCGATGCGATCCAGCTTCTGGGAAGGGCGAACAAGGCCAACCCGGCCGACGAAAGGGTCCGGAGCATGATCGGCCTCGCCTATCTGGACCTTGGCGCCGCGTCCGAAGCGGCGCAGTGGCTGGATGCCCGGGACATGGTGCTGCTTGCCCAGGGACGCCCTGCCGACGCGCTGGCCGAGGCGCGCAAGCGGTTCGCCGCCGATCCCGCCGATCAGGCACGTGTCTTCGCGCTCGCCGATGCCGAGGCCGCCGCCGGCCACTCCAAGGCAGCGGCGGCGTTGCTCTCACCCTTCGAGGCGCTGTCCAATGACGGCACCGGGCCGCTCTACGGGCGATCACCGCTGGCCATGCCCGCCCTGACGCTGGCCGGCGCGCGGCTGGCGCTCGGTGACACTGCCGGCGCACGGCCGCTGCTGGAGGGCGCCCGTACATGGCTGGCGCGCCAGCGGGCCATGGGTTTCGAACATCCCAAGCTCGTTTATCTCGAGGCACGGATCGACGCGCTCGACGGCAAGCAGGACGACGCCATGGACGCGCTCCGCCGCGCCGTGTCGCAGCGCTTTGCAGGGGTGTCGGTCGTGGGATGGGACCCGGCGCTGGCATCGCTGCGCGCGCGGCCGGATTATGTCTCGCTGGTGGCCGATCTCGATAGTGACAGGTTGCGCCGCCGCGCGCGTCTGAAGGATATGGGGTTACTGGCATCCCTATGACAGGTCAGGATGTTCAGGGCGTCGTTTTAGTGCGCCGGGGCGGCAGCGATCCCGCTCCGCGCGAATGGTGATCGAGGGAGAAGGGGCTTGACGTTGGTGAAGCTGCGCCTGACGCGTCCGGGCGACGATGGCGACATAGTGGAAGACGAGCGGACGCTCAGGTCGGGGTCCCTGGTGATCGGACGTGCGCCCGACTGCGACTGGGTGCTGGTTGACCGGGCGCGCCTGCTGTCGCGCCAGCATTGCGAGATCAGCTTGGAAGGCGACCGTATCCATGTCACGGACAAGAGCTCCAACGGCATTTTTCTGAATGGCGACACCATGCGGCTGGAGCGGGGCCGGGCCATCGAGGTCGAACATGAAGACCAGCTCCGGATCGGCGAATACCAACTGAGCATTCTGGTCGAGGAGGGGGACCTCGACACGGACACCGCCCCGGGCGACCGCGAGACGTTCCATCCCGACAATCCGTTCGGCGAGCCCGAGCCCGAGCCCGTGGCAGCGCCGGCGACAAAGCCAGCGGCCGCGCTGGCGGATATCCCCCGTGACGGCGCGCTGGCAGCGTTCATGGACGGCGCCCAGCTCGATCTGGCCACCATGCGCGGCGCCGAGCCGGCGGCGGTGCTGAAGCGTGCCGGTCGGCTGTACCGCCAGATCATCGGCCACGTACATGATCTGCTGCGCGACCGTTCGGCGGTGAAGGCCCAGTTCCGCGCCGAACAGACCATGGTCACGCCGTCCAATGCCAATCCGTTCAAATCGCTGATGCCGGACGAACTGGCCGTGCGCCTGCTGCGCAGCGACCAGAAGGGCTACCTGGCGTCGGAAGAGGCGGTCGAGGCCACGTTCCGCGACGTGAAACGGCATCAGTTGGCCGTCCTGTCGGGCATGCACCGGGCGCTGGTGGGGCTGGTGAACCGGCTCAATCCCGACGAAATCGAGGAACTGCTCGGCAAGCGAAGCACCATGTCGATCGTGACGGCAGGGGGCAAGAAGGCGGCGGCCTGGGACACTTACCGTGCCTATTTCGAACAGCTGGAACGCGATATCGCCGATCTGGACCGCAGTTCGTTCATGGCGGATTTCCGGCGCGGTTACGAGGACCGGCTGCGGCAATTGCAGAACGCGGATTTGTGAGGTGGCGGTAGATCGACATAGCGCGATGACCGCCATCGGGTACCAAAGGTTGTAACGGGGACAGCGCGAGGCCATGCAGTCCAACGACCCATTCGAGTTCGACGGTAACGGCGGGGGCGGTTCACGCCCCTCGCTCCGTGCCGCGCGTGCGGATGCGGCCGACATGGCCAACCCCTTCCTGGTCAGTCCCCGGGGTGACAGCGGCAACAGCCCGGCGCCCTTCGAGACGCTGAGCTTCGGACGGGTCACCGTGAACCTGAAGCGGGGCAATCCGCTGGTGGTGGCCGCCTCGGCGTTGCTGAGCCTGGCGGAGCGGCTGCGTGAGACACCGGACCAGTTCGAGTCCATGCGCGAAATCCGCTCGATCGCCCAGAACGCGCTTTACGATTACCGTAACCGCGTGGCCTATGGCGGCGCCAACGAAGGCGCGGGCAAGTCGGGCGAGTTGGTGGCCGCGGCGCTGATCGACGACATCGCGCTCAACGGGCCCTGGCCCGGCAAGGCAGAGTGGCGCCAGCAGCCGCTGGTGGCACAGGCACGGGATGGACGCGCGAACGGCCAGCAGGTCTTTGAACTGATGGAGGAGGCGCTGGCCTCCCCGGCGCACGACTACGACATGCTCGAATTGGTGTATGTGGTGCTTGCGCTGGGCTTCGAGGGGCCGTTCCGGACCGATGCGCGCGGCCCGCTCCTGCTGATCCAGTACCGCGAGAGATTGCTGGCCGCGATTCGTGAAGAGGGTCCCAAGCATCCGGACTCGTCGGTATCCTGGGCCGCGCAGAGCAGCACGCACAAGGCGCTCGCCTATATCAACCCGTTCACCATGATGCTGGCTGGCGTGCTGTTCATCGCGGCGTCGCTGGCCCTCGCGGTCTGGATTTTTGGCGACGCGGGGCCGCCCATCGTCAACGGCGAAACCGCGGCCGGCGATCCGGCGGTGTTGCGGAGCGCCGACCTGCAGCCCCGTTCAGACCCGGTGCCCGGCAATGTCAGGGCCGCTTTGCAGGGCGATATCGCTACCAAGGTCGTCACGTTCGACGCGTCCGGACCCTCGCTGATCATCGGCGTTTCCGGCGACATGATTTTCCATTCCGGAACCGCCGAGCCAGAACAGGCCAACATCGGCGTCATCCGGCGGATCGGCGCCGCTGTGGGAGCAGCGCAGGGGCCGGTCTATCTGGTCGCGCAACGGAATCCGGCTGTGCCGGACCTGGCCGCGCAAAGGCTGGCGGCGCTGGGCCATCAGCTTGATCCCTGGATAAGGGAAAGGGGGCAACGTCTCATGAGCATCGTCACCGAGCCGATAGGAGAGCCATCGACGCCGCCTGATGCCAGTATCAGGATCGTTCTGGGAAGGGAGGTGCGTCCGTCGTCGCTGGACAACGATGCATATCTCCTGCCGAAATGGTACTGACAGCGAACGGGCAAAGCAGCAGCGTGTACGGCGGAAAACTCAGTTTCAGGTCGATCGGCAGGACCCACACCGGCAAGGTGCGTCCCCATAACGAGGATGCGTTCCTCGAACGCACCGATATCGGCCTGTTCGTCGTCGCCGACGGCATGGGCGGGCACCGGGCAGGAGACGTGGCCAGCGCCATGATCATCGAACGCCTTGCCAAGGTGAAGCCGCCGATCGACGGCCGTACATTCCTGCGGGAGGTCCGCGAGGATCTGTACCGGATCAACGAGGACCTGTACGCCCAGGGCACCCGGCAGTCGCAGCAGCGGACCATGGGCAGCACGGTCGTGGCGGTGCTGATCTATCAGGACTTCTACGCGTGCCTCTGGGTTGGCGACAGCCGGCTCTACCGGCTTCGCAAGGGGGCGCTCACCCGGCTTACCCGCGATCATTCCTATGTCCAGCAGCTGGTCGATGCGGGCGAGCTCAGCCAGGCGGACGCGAGCGTTCACCCCATGCGCAACGTCATTACCCGCGCGCTCGGCGCCCACCAGGAGCTCCAGGTGGATACCTGTCACGGTCCGATCGAGACGGGCGACCGGCTGGTGCTCGCCACGGATGGCGTAACCGGCGTGCTCGGCGATGCCGAACTTGCAAGCATGTCCGGGATCGTCAACCTGATGGACGCGGCCGAGACTATCGAGGCCACCTGCCTCGACCGCGGTGCACCCGACAATCTGTCCTTCGTGATTATCGAGGCGGATTAGGTCGGCTTGCGCGGCATGATCACGGTCAGCGGTTGCGGCCGTGCGTGGCTAGTAGATGGCGAGCGCCGCCCGGATGGCGAGGACCAGCAGCACGATGGTGCTGATGGTGAAGATCCAGAAGCGCAGCAGGATGATGTTGACGGTCGCCTGGACGATGCTGTGGATGACGCGCAGCGCCACGTAGATCCACGCCAGCAAGACATTCACATCGCCCCACTGGCCGACCAAACACAGCGCCAGCACCACCGCGTAGAACAGCACGGGCTGTTCCAGCAGATGGTTGTAATTATCCGCCTTCCAGCGCACCTGGGGCGGTAGCTGCGCGTTGAACGCCTCTTTCGATTGGTCGGCGGCGAGCGAGACGCGGAGCCGCCGGATCGCCGGGATGCGCGTGGCGTACAGCCAGATCCACATCACGAAGGTCCACAGCACCAGCGTCATCATCGGCGCGAGCAGACTGGTGTGCATGATCGATCCTCCGCTGTTCCCGTTGCGGGAGATTAGCGGAATGCGGCGATATCACACGGACATTCGCCCCACCAATCCAGCCAGACCCAGTGACTAG
The window above is part of the Emcibacter sp. SYSU 3D8 genome. Proteins encoded here:
- the tagH gene encoding type VI secretion system-associated FHA domain protein TagH; translated protein: MKLRLTRPGDDGDIVEDERTLRSGSLVIGRAPDCDWVLVDRARLLSRQHCEISLEGDRIHVTDKSSNGIFLNGDTMRLERGRAIEVEHEDQLRIGEYQLSILVEEGDLDTDTAPGDRETFHPDNPFGEPEPEPVAAPATKPAAALADIPRDGALAAFMDGAQLDLATMRGAEPAAVLKRAGRLYRQIIGHVHDLLRDRSAVKAQFRAEQTMVTPSNANPFKSLMPDELAVRLLRSDQKGYLASEEAVEATFRDVKRHQLAVLSGMHRALVGLVNRLNPDEIEELLGKRSTMSIVTAGGKKAAAWDTYRAYFEQLERDIADLDRSSFMADFRRGYEDRLRQLQNADL
- the icmH gene encoding type IVB secretion system protein IcmH/DotU, producing the protein MQSNDPFEFDGNGGGGSRPSLRAARADAADMANPFLVSPRGDSGNSPAPFETLSFGRVTVNLKRGNPLVVAASALLSLAERLRETPDQFESMREIRSIAQNALYDYRNRVAYGGANEGAGKSGELVAAALIDDIALNGPWPGKAEWRQQPLVAQARDGRANGQQVFELMEEALASPAHDYDMLELVYVVLALGFEGPFRTDARGPLLLIQYRERLLAAIREEGPKHPDSSVSWAAQSSTHKALAYINPFTMMLAGVLFIAASLALAVWIFGDAGPPIVNGETAAGDPAVLRSADLQPRSDPVPGNVRAALQGDIATKVVTFDASGPSLIIGVSGDMIFHSGTAEPEQANIGVIRRIGAAVGAAQGPVYLVAQRNPAVPDLAAQRLAALGHQLDPWIRERGQRLMSIVTEPIGEPSTPPDASIRIVLGREVRPSSLDNDAYLLPKWY
- a CDS encoding protein phosphatase 2C domain-containing protein, whose amino-acid sequence is MYGGKLSFRSIGRTHTGKVRPHNEDAFLERTDIGLFVVADGMGGHRAGDVASAMIIERLAKVKPPIDGRTFLREVREDLYRINEDLYAQGTRQSQQRTMGSTVVAVLIYQDFYACLWVGDSRLYRLRKGALTRLTRDHSYVQQLVDAGELSQADASVHPMRNVITRALGAHQELQVDTCHGPIETGDRLVLATDGVTGVLGDAELASMSGIVNLMDAAETIEATCLDRGAPDNLSFVIIEAD
- a CDS encoding tetratricopeptide repeat protein, translated to MRLIDELKRRNVFRIAGTYCVVTFAFIELVPNLVDAFGLPAWSTTFVFLMLALGFPIVILVTWAFEMTPEGLRRTEDVDQHRKVILSSAKLGDYALLVAIIAAVGYMSYTVNMREGGSQMAGMPVINTVAVLPFANLSVEPEQEGMSRAITSDVRNRLAKVASLKVVAGPASQKPGDDEDIHAIGKKLDAPVVLDGSVQRSGAKLRVMAQLIDTENGVQLWSKTFDREMADMLVVQDDLAQSIVDDVRKIIMPPAVSDAEAQDAGSQANKLLNSGRSGLAQRTEASLVAATSAFEQAIMRDPKSAPAHAALAEALLLQGRTWETYGQMPLADAVARARPFANKALELDPKLADARAVSGLIDLASGNTAAAIASLAKAVEQKPDLAKARLWLYQAYAATGRFDEGVDQLRKAHELDPTSLAIGLNMALFLALSDHRLEADMLLDRLDALYPDNENLLAARGARLADDWRPADAIQLLGRANKANPADERVRSMIGLAYLDLGAASEAAQWLDARDMVLLAQGRPADALAEARKRFAADPADQARVFALADAEAAAGHSKAAAALLSPFEALSNDGTGPLYGRSPLAMPALTLAGARLALGDTAGARPLLEGARTWLARQRAMGFEHPKLVYLEARIDALDGKQDDAMDALRRAVSQRFAGVSVVGWDPALASLRARPDYVSLVADLDSDRLRRRARLKDMGLLASL
- a CDS encoding MAPEG family protein, yielding MHTSLLAPMMTLVLWTFVMWIWLYATRIPAIRRLRVSLAADQSKEAFNAQLPPQVRWKADNYNHLLEQPVLFYAVVLALCLVGQWGDVNVLLAWIYVALRVIHSIVQATVNIILLRFWIFTISTIVLLVLAIRAALAIY
- a CDS encoding polysaccharide deacetylase family protein; this translates as MTRILTRLISVAAFAAILAGCATEQVRIEAPRDKVVARSDDFMLVRAGGGDTLRTLAKTYLNDEDKSGAIAEVNETQSLTPGQIVIIPLRAGKAWTVDADGYQVVPILCYHQFGAGKRARNKMEVSENAFEQQMAYLKDNGYSVINLADLHAFLNGDKALAEKSVVITIDDGYRSTYDVAFPILKKYGFPATVYVYSDFIGAGMSLTWAQMNEMEASGLIDIESHSKTHTSMALLPNEANGAAYGDRVAQEIVVPDGVLSAKLGKPITHFAYPYGDTSPTALSILKERGYATATTVQRGGNPSFADPLILRRDMVYSDDKLSDFKKYVAVRVDMKLR
- a CDS encoding LysM peptidoglycan-binding domain-containing protein produces the protein MSIIYKAMGAAFAAALLSACASQQAAPPPPPPPPPPVAAPVEEAPVVAEPVFTATPDLTPRERFRKALKDLETGEAGQAKAELLQYLVDVPENNARAQALLSQIESPIEEYFPPENFTIVVGTGETMSTLAQTFLGDALKFYALARYNDIANPSQVSVGRTIKIPQTEQTLAAKDARDKGIVAKPAEPDAALAEDGSAAEPAADGKAPPAKAVPKGTMDKIRAMAASGDTEGAVKAIEANKIGAGLSSADSTFVADTYLASAKSLQGSNASVAGSRAQKAGELYLNMGDKPDKALEAAQLASTLNPSGAGTQKLLASAKSAAADRYYRNGLSAFRKQELDAAIKAWDKVLVIDPTHENAKLQRAQAVELKDKLSKLK